The following coding sequences are from one Rathayibacter sp. VKM Ac-2760 window:
- a CDS encoding TRIC cation channel family protein yields MAASLFEIPAWADLLAIAIGCLQGAMFAGEFRDRRIDLLGVTIIGTATGLGGGVLRDLLLQTPLVALHTNAYLVVAVTASLFGMLLQHLLNRVDGTITALDALTIGLFGAIGTTKALSLGVPEVPAVFVGTVSAVGGSVIRDILLNRPIALMHVGSLYAIAATAGTVVLVVALRFGMVIDYAAPIAVAVTAVIRLLAVRYGWSLPEQRALSRVPRLGWRKRG; encoded by the coding sequence GTGGCAGCCTCCCTCTTCGAGATCCCCGCCTGGGCCGACCTCCTCGCCATCGCCATCGGCTGCCTGCAGGGCGCGATGTTCGCGGGCGAGTTCCGCGACCGGCGGATCGACCTGCTGGGCGTGACGATCATCGGCACCGCCACCGGCCTGGGCGGCGGCGTGCTGCGCGACCTGCTGCTGCAGACTCCGCTCGTCGCGCTGCACACCAACGCCTACCTGGTGGTCGCGGTGACGGCGTCGCTGTTCGGGATGCTGCTGCAGCACCTGCTGAACCGGGTCGACGGCACGATCACGGCGCTCGACGCGCTGACGATCGGCCTCTTCGGCGCGATCGGCACGACGAAGGCGCTCTCGCTCGGCGTGCCGGAGGTGCCCGCGGTCTTCGTCGGGACGGTCTCGGCGGTCGGCGGGTCGGTCATCCGCGACATCCTGCTCAACCGGCCGATCGCGCTGATGCACGTGGGCTCGCTCTACGCGATCGCGGCGACCGCGGGCACGGTGGTGCTCGTGGTGGCGCTGCGGTTCGGCATGGTGATCGACTACGCCGCACCGATCGCGGTCGCGGTGACCGCGGTGATCCGGCTGCTCGCGGTGCGCTACGGCTGGAGCCTGCCCGAGCAGCGCGCGCTGAGCCGGGTCCCGCGGCTCGGCTGGCGGAAGCGCGGCTGA
- a CDS encoding YbaK/EbsC family protein gives MGENDAVEDAPVEDATVEDAAERDGPARFEADARARGLEVEVVDRPEAGSLAEAAELLGIDPGGIVKSLVVKRHDGGFVFALVPGGRQISWPLLRAVVGVNKLRLPDESVALEATGYRRGTITPIGSTTAWPVVADERIVGRRIALGAGTSGRSAFVEADALIAAYGATVADITVEEPAR, from the coding sequence ATGGGCGAGAACGACGCTGTGGAGGACGCACCGGTGGAGGACGCGACGGTGGAGGACGCAGCGGAGCGGGACGGACCGGCACGCTTCGAGGCCGACGCGCGAGCACGCGGACTGGAGGTCGAGGTCGTCGACCGCCCGGAGGCCGGGAGCCTGGCCGAGGCGGCCGAGCTGCTCGGCATCGACCCGGGCGGGATCGTGAAGTCGCTCGTGGTCAAGCGCCACGACGGCGGCTTCGTCTTCGCCCTGGTCCCCGGCGGGCGGCAGATCTCCTGGCCGCTGCTGCGCGCGGTGGTCGGCGTGAACAAGCTCCGCCTGCCGGACGAGTCGGTGGCGCTGGAGGCGACGGGCTACCGCCGCGGGACCATCACGCCGATCGGCTCCACCACCGCCTGGCCCGTCGTCGCGGACGAGCGGATCGTCGGCCGCCGGATCGCGCTGGGCGCCGGCACGAGCGGCCGGAGCGCCTTCGTCGAGGCGGACGCGCTGATCGCCGCCTACGGAGCGACGGTCGCCGACATCACGGTCGAGGAGCCTGCTCGCTGA
- a CDS encoding alpha/beta fold hydrolase has product MKNHPMNALGCLVAMTLSGCTAGAPATVDDSTVGPGAQVSSWLSRHADLSWSDCPTEAIPDLEGVGAQCGTLTAPIDWSRPDTSDSFVLRFVRASRGGAHDQVLMVNPGGPGGSAAGMALSLALTPAAAPVFETYDVIGIEPRGLTEETDLACDSEAIDDDSEGAVEECSTASPFATHASTTDLVMDHELLRQALKQDEFDFYGVSYGTYVGSVYATLFPDRVGRMILDSVADTASMIRTSDIEGFEESVGRLLEACTSGALGACPFTGDRPEATEQLTALVRTLADRPRRATGPDGEETEVGGRELASYLLTQAYGPRSSWSATVAVLRGVTAGDADALATVASTDDSEVDRALDYAVVCAIPGADDAAGAQSEQQAGTGVLGILEEEDGSPRDCDRWGEYERLDPALSSTGGNRILIVSTLHDPATPLADARRLHETELTNSTLLEVDADGHGALYADSTCATDVANAYLASGALPADPTRCETDH; this is encoded by the coding sequence ATGAAGAACCACCCGATGAACGCCCTGGGGTGCCTCGTGGCGATGACGCTGTCCGGCTGCACCGCGGGCGCACCCGCGACGGTCGACGATTCCACGGTCGGGCCCGGCGCGCAGGTGTCGTCCTGGCTCTCCCGGCACGCGGATCTGTCCTGGTCCGACTGCCCGACGGAGGCGATCCCCGATCTGGAGGGCGTGGGCGCGCAGTGCGGCACGCTCACGGCACCGATCGACTGGAGCCGGCCCGACACCTCGGACTCCTTCGTCCTCCGGTTCGTCAGAGCCTCGCGAGGGGGCGCCCACGACCAGGTCCTGATGGTGAACCCGGGAGGACCGGGCGGCTCGGCCGCGGGCATGGCTCTCAGCCTGGCCCTCACGCCGGCCGCCGCTCCCGTCTTCGAGACGTACGACGTGATCGGGATCGAGCCGCGGGGACTCACGGAGGAGACGGACCTCGCCTGCGACTCCGAGGCGATCGACGACGACAGCGAGGGAGCCGTGGAGGAGTGCTCGACGGCCAGCCCGTTCGCCACCCACGCCTCCACCACCGACCTGGTGATGGACCACGAACTGCTGCGGCAGGCACTGAAGCAGGACGAGTTCGACTTCTACGGCGTCTCCTACGGCACCTACGTCGGCAGCGTCTACGCGACGCTGTTCCCCGACAGGGTGGGCCGGATGATCCTGGACAGCGTCGCGGACACCGCGTCCATGATCCGGACGAGCGACATCGAGGGGTTCGAGGAGAGCGTCGGGAGGCTGCTCGAGGCCTGCACGTCCGGCGCCCTCGGAGCCTGCCCGTTCACCGGCGACCGGCCGGAGGCGACCGAGCAGCTGACGGCCCTCGTGCGGACGCTGGCGGACCGGCCCCGGCGGGCGACCGGCCCGGACGGCGAGGAGACCGAGGTCGGTGGCCGCGAACTCGCCTCGTACCTGCTGACGCAGGCGTACGGGCCCCGGTCCTCGTGGAGCGCGACCGTCGCCGTCCTCCGCGGAGTGACGGCCGGCGATGCGGACGCGCTCGCGACCGTCGCGAGCACCGACGACTCCGAGGTCGATCGGGCCCTCGACTACGCCGTCGTCTGCGCGATCCCGGGAGCGGACGACGCCGCCGGAGCGCAGAGCGAGCAGCAGGCGGGCACGGGGGTGCTCGGGATCCTCGAGGAGGAGGACGGCTCCCCGCGGGACTGCGATCGGTGGGGCGAGTACGAGCGACTGGACCCGGCGCTCTCCTCCACCGGCGGGAACAGGATCCTCATCGTCTCCACTCTGCACGACCCCGCCACGCCGCTCGCGGATGCGCGTCGCCTGCACGAGACCGAGCTGACGAACAGCACGCTCCTCGAGGTGGACGCGGACGGCCACGGCGCCCTGTACGCGGACTCCACGTGCGCGACGGATGTCGCGAACGCCTACCTGGCCTCCGGAGCGCTCCCCGCCGATCCGACCCGGTGCGAGACGGACCACTGA
- a CDS encoding isoprenyl transferase, which produces MKPFTHRDAEPFRPLDWTGVHPPQLPRKAVPEHVAIVMDGNGRWANARGLTRVEGHKRGEASLLDVVAGAIQIGVKHLSVYAFSTENWKRSPDEVRFLMGFNRDVLHRRRDQLNEWGVRVRWAGRKPKLWASVITELQYAETLTAGNDVLTLTMCVNYGGRTEIADAVQRIAADVAAGRLKPSGITEKTIGKALYQPEMPDVDLFVRSSGEQRTSNFLLWQSAYAEMVFLDRLWPDFTREDLWGAIEHYAGRTRRFGGAVDVPGSAT; this is translated from the coding sequence ATGAAGCCCTTCACCCACCGGGACGCCGAGCCGTTCCGCCCCCTCGACTGGACGGGCGTGCACCCGCCGCAGCTGCCGCGGAAGGCGGTCCCCGAGCACGTCGCGATCGTGATGGACGGGAACGGCCGCTGGGCCAACGCCCGCGGGCTGACCCGGGTGGAGGGGCACAAGCGCGGCGAGGCCTCGCTGCTCGACGTGGTCGCGGGGGCGATCCAGATCGGCGTGAAGCACCTCAGCGTCTACGCCTTCTCCACCGAGAACTGGAAGCGCTCGCCCGACGAGGTGCGCTTCCTGATGGGCTTCAACCGCGACGTGCTGCACCGCCGACGCGACCAACTCAACGAGTGGGGCGTGCGGGTGCGCTGGGCCGGCCGGAAGCCGAAGCTGTGGGCGTCCGTCATCACCGAGCTGCAGTACGCCGAGACGCTGACCGCGGGCAACGACGTCCTGACCCTCACCATGTGCGTCAACTACGGCGGCCGCACCGAGATCGCGGACGCTGTGCAGCGGATCGCGGCCGACGTCGCGGCGGGCCGGCTGAAGCCGTCCGGCATCACCGAGAAGACGATCGGCAAGGCGCTCTACCAGCCCGAGATGCCGGACGTCGACCTCTTCGTGCGCTCCTCGGGCGAGCAGCGGACCAGCAACTTCCTGCTCTGGCAGAGCGCCTACGCCGAGATGGTCTTCCTCGACCGGCTGTGGCCCGACTTCACCCGCGAGGACCTCTGGGGCGCGATCGAGCACTACGCGGGCCGCACCCGCCGCTTCGGCGGTGCCGTCGACGTGCCGGGGTCCGCGACCTGA
- the dusB gene encoding tRNA dihydrouridine synthase DusB yields the protein MSSTLMAAPPARTAPALRIGPLELDAPVVLAPMAGITNTAFRRLCREFGNGPGAGQILFVSEMITSRALVERTPESMRLIRHHPSEKVRSIQLYGVDPKTVAEAVTMLVAEDRADHIDLNFGCPVAKVTRKGGGAALPWKLPLFRQIVEGAVKAAGDVPLTVKMRKGIDADHLTYLEAGRAAEGAGVASIALHARTASEFYSGQADWSAIATLKEAISSVPVLGNGDIWSAEDALRMMSETGCDGVVVGRGCLGRPWLFGDLAAAFAGSDERFTPTLGQVAAAFRRHAQLICEFFESEERGCRDIRKHVAWYFKGYPVGGDLRARMASVVTLAELDELLATLDPDVPYPGEAAEGQRGRAGSPKTPSLPDRWLESRELNADQRDAVSAAEIHHSGG from the coding sequence ATGTCCTCCACTCTCATGGCTGCACCGCCCGCGCGCACCGCGCCGGCGCTCCGGATCGGCCCCCTCGAACTCGACGCCCCCGTCGTCCTCGCGCCCATGGCCGGGATCACCAACACCGCGTTCCGCCGGCTCTGCCGCGAGTTCGGCAACGGCCCCGGTGCCGGACAAATTCTGTTCGTCAGCGAGATGATCACCTCCCGCGCGCTCGTCGAGCGCACCCCGGAGTCGATGCGCCTCATCCGCCACCACCCCAGCGAGAAGGTCCGCTCGATCCAGCTCTACGGGGTCGACCCGAAGACGGTCGCCGAGGCCGTCACGATGCTCGTCGCCGAGGACCGCGCCGACCACATCGACCTCAACTTCGGCTGCCCCGTCGCCAAGGTCACCCGCAAGGGCGGGGGAGCGGCCCTGCCGTGGAAGCTCCCGCTGTTCCGGCAGATCGTCGAGGGCGCGGTGAAGGCGGCGGGCGACGTCCCGCTGACCGTCAAGATGCGCAAGGGCATCGACGCCGACCACCTCACCTACCTCGAGGCGGGCCGGGCCGCGGAGGGCGCGGGAGTCGCGTCGATCGCGCTGCACGCCCGCACCGCCTCCGAGTTCTACAGCGGCCAGGCCGACTGGTCCGCGATCGCGACCCTCAAGGAGGCGATCTCGAGCGTCCCCGTGCTCGGCAACGGCGACATCTGGTCGGCCGAGGACGCGCTGCGGATGATGAGCGAGACCGGCTGCGACGGCGTCGTCGTCGGTCGCGGCTGCCTCGGCCGCCCGTGGCTCTTCGGCGACCTCGCCGCCGCCTTCGCCGGCTCCGACGAGCGGTTCACGCCGACGCTCGGTCAGGTCGCCGCCGCCTTCCGCCGGCACGCCCAGCTGATCTGCGAGTTCTTCGAGAGCGAGGAGCGCGGCTGCCGCGACATCCGCAAGCACGTCGCCTGGTACTTCAAGGGCTACCCCGTCGGCGGCGACCTGCGCGCCCGGATGGCCTCCGTCGTCACGCTCGCCGAGCTCGACGAGCTGCTCGCCACCCTCGACCCCGACGTGCCCTACCCGGGAGAGGCCGCCGAGGGCCAGCGCGGCCGCGCCGGCTCGCCGAAGACCCCGTCCCTGCCCGACCGCTGGCTGGAGTCCCGAGAGCTGAACGCCGACCAGCGCGACGCCGTCTCCGCCGCCGAGATCCACCACAGCGGTGGATGA
- a CDS encoding DsbA family oxidoreductase, whose translation MSEAQTPITVDIWSDIACPWCYIGKRKFERGLAAFRAAHPDAPEVAVEYRSFELSPETPEDYRGGTAEFLAQHKGVPVEQAQQMLDSVTAIAAQVGLDYHFESVVHVKTVRAHQALHHAKANGLQLELKERLLRAYFVEGRDLADSDVLAALSAEVGLDADEVRRALDEQRHLADVQSDIAQAREYGINGVPFFVLDGRFGVSGAQEPTAFTEVLEHVLAQRAVVA comes from the coding sequence GTGAGCGAAGCGCAGACCCCCATCACCGTCGACATCTGGTCCGACATCGCGTGCCCCTGGTGCTACATCGGCAAGCGGAAGTTCGAGCGCGGACTGGCGGCGTTCCGCGCCGCCCACCCCGACGCGCCGGAGGTCGCGGTCGAGTACCGCAGCTTCGAGCTCTCGCCCGAGACGCCGGAGGACTACCGCGGCGGCACGGCCGAGTTCCTCGCGCAGCACAAGGGCGTCCCGGTGGAGCAGGCGCAGCAGATGCTCGACTCCGTCACCGCGATCGCCGCGCAGGTCGGTCTCGACTACCACTTCGAGTCGGTCGTGCACGTCAAGACCGTCCGCGCGCACCAGGCGCTGCACCACGCGAAGGCGAACGGGCTGCAGCTCGAGCTGAAGGAGCGGCTGCTCCGGGCCTACTTCGTCGAGGGCCGCGACCTCGCGGACTCCGACGTCCTGGCCGCTCTCTCCGCCGAGGTCGGGCTCGACGCCGACGAGGTGCGGCGCGCGCTCGACGAGCAGCGCCACCTCGCCGACGTGCAGTCCGACATCGCCCAGGCCCGCGAGTACGGGATCAACGGTGTGCCGTTCTTCGTGCTCGACGGCCGCTTCGGGGTGTCCGGTGCGCAGGAGCCGACCGCGTTCACCGAGGTGCTGGAGCACGTCCTGGCGCAGCGGGCGGTCGTCGCGTGA
- a CDS encoding Gfo/Idh/MocA family oxidoreductase, whose amino-acid sequence MSAGRILRVGLVGFGLAGRVFHSPFLAADPSFTVVAVATSDPERAAAAAAAHSGARIVAGLDAVLAERPDLVVLATPPSVHREQAEQVLSAGVAVVIDKPFAPSTADVDAILAASEAGGAPVFVFQNRRWDADLLTVRRLLREGALGEVIRFESTFERWSAPKTGRWQAEIAPEQGGGILFDLGSHLVDQALLLFGPAVVTAAETRVVHAGSAAEDDAFVSLLHESGVRSHLAMSRVARASAPRFRVLGTRAAYSVDGLDPQEAALRGGATPLDDGFGVVGPGADGVLTDERGGTVVPSERGHYAAFLAGVAATLLDGAAPPVDVRDARAVVALIEQAHALAAR is encoded by the coding sequence GTGAGCGCCGGACGGATCCTCCGGGTGGGGCTCGTCGGCTTCGGACTCGCCGGCCGGGTCTTCCACTCGCCGTTCCTCGCCGCGGATCCGTCCTTCACGGTCGTCGCCGTCGCCACCTCGGACCCCGAGCGCGCCGCCGCCGCTGCCGCCGCGCATTCGGGCGCCCGGATCGTCGCCGGCCTCGACGCGGTGCTGGCCGAGCGGCCCGACCTCGTCGTGCTGGCCACGCCGCCCTCGGTGCACCGCGAGCAGGCCGAGCAGGTGCTGAGCGCCGGTGTCGCGGTCGTGATCGACAAGCCGTTCGCGCCGAGCACCGCCGACGTCGATGCGATCCTCGCGGCGTCGGAGGCGGGCGGAGCGCCCGTCTTCGTCTTCCAGAACCGCCGCTGGGACGCCGACCTCCTCACCGTGCGGCGCCTGCTGCGCGAGGGCGCGCTGGGCGAGGTGATCCGCTTCGAGTCGACCTTCGAGCGCTGGAGTGCGCCGAAGACCGGCCGCTGGCAGGCCGAGATCGCCCCGGAGCAGGGCGGCGGCATCCTCTTCGACCTCGGCAGCCACCTCGTCGACCAGGCGCTCCTGCTCTTCGGACCGGCCGTGGTCACCGCGGCCGAGACCCGAGTGGTGCACGCGGGCAGCGCCGCCGAGGACGACGCCTTCGTCTCCCTGCTGCACGAGAGCGGTGTCCGCTCCCACCTCGCGATGAGCCGGGTCGCCCGCGCCTCGGCGCCGCGCTTCCGCGTGCTCGGCACCCGGGCCGCCTACTCGGTCGACGGGCTCGACCCGCAGGAGGCCGCGCTGCGCGGTGGTGCGACCCCGCTCGACGACGGCTTCGGTGTCGTCGGTCCGGGGGCGGACGGCGTGCTCACGGACGAGCGCGGCGGCACCGTCGTGCCCAGCGAGCGCGGGCACTACGCCGCGTTCCTCGCCGGAGTCGCCGCCACTCTGCTCGACGGCGCCGCGCCGCCGGTCGACGTGCGGGACGCCAGGGCCGTCGTCGCGCTGATCGAGCAGGCGCACGCCCTCGCCGCTCGATGA
- the recO gene encoding DNA repair protein RecO, with protein MPTYRDEAVVLRTHKLGEADRIVTLLSRSHGKIRAVAKGVRKTGSKFGSRLEPFMVADLQLYEGRSLDIVTQAESLGAYGAIIAADYDSYTAASAMVETADRLTDADASLQQYLLLVGALRSLSKHEHEPVLTLDSYLLRALSIAGWAPSFEDCARCGAPGPHGAVVVQLGGVVCEDCTPPGAPRVAPEVVVLLGALLTGDWGHAESTEPSIRSRASGVVAAYTQWHLERGLRSLEHVTR; from the coding sequence ATGCCCACCTATCGTGACGAGGCCGTCGTGCTGCGCACCCACAAGCTGGGCGAGGCCGACCGCATCGTGACGCTGCTCTCGCGGAGCCACGGCAAGATCCGCGCGGTCGCGAAGGGCGTGCGGAAGACCGGCTCCAAGTTCGGCTCGCGGCTCGAGCCGTTCATGGTCGCCGATCTGCAGCTCTACGAGGGCCGGAGCCTCGACATCGTCACCCAGGCCGAGTCGCTCGGTGCGTACGGAGCGATCATCGCCGCCGACTACGACAGCTACACCGCCGCGAGCGCGATGGTCGAGACGGCCGACCGCCTCACCGACGCCGACGCCTCGCTGCAGCAGTACCTCCTGCTCGTCGGCGCCCTGCGCTCGCTCTCCAAGCACGAGCACGAGCCGGTGCTGACCCTCGACTCCTACCTGCTGCGCGCGCTGTCGATCGCCGGCTGGGCGCCGAGCTTCGAGGACTGCGCCCGCTGCGGCGCGCCCGGCCCGCACGGCGCCGTCGTCGTGCAGCTCGGCGGCGTCGTCTGCGAGGACTGCACCCCGCCCGGCGCCCCGCGGGTCGCCCCGGAGGTGGTCGTCCTCCTCGGCGCCCTGCTCACGGGAGACTGGGGGCACGCCGAGTCCACCGAGCCGTCGATCCGCTCGCGGGCGAGCGGCGTGGTGGCCGCGTACACCCAATGGCACCTCGAACGCGGACTGAGATCTCTGGAGCACGTCACCCGATGA
- a CDS encoding FAD-dependent oxidoreductase: protein MTAAGTTTDRHDVLIIGGGNAGLSVAGRLRRYGVDDVAVIEPRETHLYQPMFSHVAGGTAPASKATRPQGSVTPKGVTWIRDRVEAIDAATKSVTLASGRRVSYGDLVVCPGIQKDWDAVPGLTEAMASPVGVSNYEFDYARKASAVLRDVRSGTVVFTQPSGPATCSGAAQKPMYLACDYWREIGVLADIHVVLVVPTPTMFGMPLIDAELERKVAEYGIDVHYSRELVEVDAEKRTVVIAGEDGRNAQLGVDHDAGHVGTEQRESLSYDVLHAVPPQSAPDWLAGTGLVAEGSTGGFVEVDPLTLRHPRHPEVWALGDAAATTNSKSGGALRQQTKTLAKNLVAARKGKPLPQVYNGYSVCPFVVSRSTVVFAEFDDRYRPKPTIPFWKGLAKERRLTFVADRYLLPWVYWNLILQGRA, encoded by the coding sequence ATGACCGCTGCGGGCACCACGACCGACCGACACGACGTGCTGATCATCGGCGGGGGGAACGCGGGGCTCTCGGTCGCCGGCCGACTGCGCCGCTACGGCGTGGACGACGTCGCGGTGATCGAGCCGCGCGAGACGCACCTGTATCAGCCGATGTTCTCCCACGTCGCGGGCGGCACCGCTCCTGCGTCGAAGGCGACCCGGCCGCAGGGCTCGGTGACGCCGAAGGGCGTGACCTGGATCCGGGACCGTGTCGAGGCGATCGATGCCGCCACGAAGTCGGTCACCCTCGCCTCCGGTCGGCGGGTCTCCTACGGCGACCTCGTCGTCTGCCCCGGCATCCAGAAGGACTGGGACGCGGTGCCCGGGCTGACGGAGGCGATGGCGTCGCCGGTCGGCGTCTCGAACTACGAGTTCGACTACGCGCGGAAGGCGTCGGCCGTGCTGCGCGACGTCCGCTCCGGCACGGTCGTGTTCACCCAGCCCAGCGGGCCCGCCACCTGCTCGGGTGCGGCGCAGAAGCCGATGTACCTGGCCTGCGACTACTGGCGCGAGATCGGCGTGCTCGCCGACATCCACGTCGTACTCGTCGTGCCGACGCCGACGATGTTCGGCATGCCGCTGATCGACGCGGAGCTCGAGCGCAAGGTGGCGGAGTACGGGATCGACGTGCACTACAGCCGCGAGCTGGTCGAGGTGGACGCCGAGAAGCGCACCGTCGTCATCGCCGGCGAGGACGGCCGGAACGCGCAGCTGGGTGTCGACCACGACGCCGGGCACGTCGGCACCGAGCAGCGGGAGTCGCTCTCCTACGACGTCCTGCACGCGGTCCCGCCGCAGTCCGCGCCGGACTGGCTCGCGGGCACCGGGCTCGTGGCGGAGGGGAGCACGGGCGGCTTCGTCGAGGTCGACCCGCTGACGCTGCGCCATCCCCGGCACCCCGAGGTCTGGGCGCTCGGCGACGCCGCCGCGACCACCAACTCGAAGTCCGGCGGAGCGCTGCGCCAGCAGACGAAGACCCTCGCGAAGAACCTGGTCGCGGCCCGCAAGGGGAAGCCGCTGCCGCAGGTCTACAACGGCTACTCGGTCTGCCCGTTCGTGGTCTCGCGCTCGACAGTCGTCTTCGCCGAGTTCGACGACCGCTACCGCCCGAAGCCCACCATCCCGTTCTGGAAGGGCCTCGCGAAGGAGCGACGGCTGACGTTCGTCGCCGACCGCTACCTGCTCCCGTGGGTGTACTGGAACCTCATCCTGCAGGGCCGCGCCTGA
- a CDS encoding aminotransferase class V-fold PLP-dependent enzyme: MSTAIPAPADLRARFPGARGYHNACTLGLPPRESAAALRADLDEWSAGGSTAAAYGAVAERARAAFADIAGVPVAQVAIGSQTSAMAAVLAASLPDGARVLCVDGDFSSIVFPFLAQAYRGVSVRSVPLEALADSVEEADDLVVFSAVQSSSGAVADLDAVVEAAARHGVRTACDLTQAAGVLPVDASRFDATLTHAYKWLCSPRGVAFLTVSPEYAAELLPVQAGWYSGEDVWSSCYGPAMHLAENARRFDVSPAWQAFVGAEASLELFRSLDLAEVWERASGLGDQLCERLDRAPQHRAIVSWPDEDGADLARLQAAGLRVSGRGGRLRVAFHLWNDESDVDELVRVLRE, translated from the coding sequence GTGAGCACCGCGATCCCGGCCCCCGCCGACCTCCGAGCGCGGTTCCCCGGCGCCCGCGGCTACCACAACGCCTGCACGCTCGGCCTGCCGCCGCGCGAGTCCGCGGCGGCCCTGCGCGCCGACCTCGACGAGTGGTCGGCCGGTGGCAGCACCGCCGCCGCCTACGGCGCGGTCGCCGAGCGGGCGCGAGCGGCGTTCGCGGACATCGCGGGCGTGCCGGTCGCACAGGTGGCGATCGGCTCGCAGACCTCGGCGATGGCCGCCGTGCTCGCCGCGTCGCTCCCGGACGGTGCGCGCGTGCTCTGCGTCGACGGCGACTTCTCCTCGATCGTCTTCCCCTTCCTCGCGCAGGCCTACCGCGGCGTCTCGGTGCGCTCCGTGCCGCTCGAGGCGCTCGCCGACTCCGTCGAGGAGGCGGACGACCTCGTCGTCTTCTCGGCCGTCCAGTCCAGCAGCGGCGCCGTCGCCGATCTCGACGCGGTCGTCGAGGCCGCCGCCCGGCACGGCGTGCGCACCGCCTGCGACCTGACCCAGGCGGCCGGCGTGCTCCCGGTCGACGCCTCCCGCTTCGACGCGACCCTCACCCACGCCTACAAGTGGCTCTGCTCGCCGCGCGGCGTCGCCTTCCTCACCGTCTCGCCCGAGTACGCGGCCGAGCTGCTGCCGGTGCAGGCCGGCTGGTACTCGGGGGAGGACGTCTGGTCCTCCTGCTACGGACCGGCGATGCACCTCGCCGAGAACGCCCGCCGCTTCGACGTCTCGCCCGCCTGGCAGGCGTTCGTCGGGGCGGAGGCGTCGCTCGAGCTGTTCCGCTCGCTCGACCTCGCCGAGGTCTGGGAGCGCGCCTCCGGGCTGGGCGACCAGCTCTGCGAGCGCCTCGACCGCGCGCCGCAGCACCGCGCGATCGTCTCCTGGCCGGACGAGGACGGCGCGGACCTCGCGCGCCTCCAGGCGGCCGGGCTGCGCGTCTCCGGCCGCGGCGGGCGGCTGCGGGTCGCCTTCCACCTCTGGAACGACGAGTCCGACGTCGACGAGCTCGTCCGGGTGCTGCGGGAATAG